A genomic stretch from Pontivivens ytuae includes:
- a CDS encoding universal stress protein — translation MPLRTILSCLSTEGQAHTVLSPAAALARRTDAHLIGLHTLEAMVIYPGIAVHVPETVQTTFTTAQRERAQVVRTLFDERLRGETFTSEWREIKTEAAASPDRMIEAARTSDLVVMARAGGDGDRDDQPYVQERMIRESGRPVLLIPPKLKDPEIGKSVVIGWSSTREAARAVHDVRPLLQEGAEVYIVTVTGSLDQSDSLATELARTLSRHGFKAEVVRRAQDGQSIAECLLQEAFERGADLIATGAFGHSRLFDFVIGAVTLELMRKAERPVLLST, via the coding sequence ATGCCCCTTCGCACCATCCTGAGCTGCCTGTCGACGGAGGGCCAGGCCCACACGGTCCTCAGCCCCGCCGCCGCCCTCGCCCGCCGCACCGACGCGCACCTGATCGGCCTGCACACGCTGGAGGCGATGGTGATCTATCCCGGCATCGCCGTGCACGTGCCGGAGACCGTCCAGACCACCTTCACCACCGCCCAGCGCGAGCGTGCACAGGTCGTGCGCACCCTCTTCGACGAGCGGCTGAGGGGCGAGACGTTCACCTCCGAATGGCGGGAGATCAAGACCGAGGCCGCCGCCAGCCCCGACCGCATGATCGAGGCCGCGCGCACTTCCGACCTCGTCGTCATGGCCCGCGCGGGTGGCGACGGCGACCGCGACGACCAGCCCTACGTGCAGGAGCGCATGATCCGCGAAAGCGGCCGACCTGTCCTGCTGATCCCGCCCAAGCTGAAGGATCCGGAGATCGGCAAGAGCGTCGTCATCGGCTGGAGCTCGACCCGCGAGGCGGCGCGCGCCGTCCACGACGTCCGCCCGCTGCTGCAGGAGGGGGCGGAGGTCTACATCGTCACCGTCACCGGCAGCCTCGACCAGTCAGACAGCCTTGCGACGGAGCTCGCACGCACGCTGTCGCGCCACGGCTTCAAGGCCGAGGTGGTGCGCCGCGCCCAGGATGGCCAGTCCATCGCGGAGTGCCTGTTGCAGGAGGCGTTCGAGCGTGGCGCCGACCTGATCGCCACCGGCGCCTTCGGCCATTCCCGCCTCTTCGACTTCGTTATCGGCGCCGTGACGCTGGAGCTGATGAGGAAGGCGGAGCGGCCGGTGCTTCTGTCCACCTGA
- the adhP gene encoding alcohol dehydrogenase AdhP, with protein MPYDLPKVMKAAVVPRLGAPLELREVPVPEVGPGEVLVRVRASGVCHTDLHAADGDWPVKPEPPFIPGHEGVGEVAALGAGVTHLKEGDRVGVPWLHTACGRCAHCSGGWETLCESQQNTGYSVDGGYAEFVRADANFVGQIPAGLDFGPASPVLCAGVTVYKGLKETEVRPGQWVAISGIGGLGHMAVQYAKAMGMQVIAVDVAPDKLKLAQKLGADEVINAAEVDPVAEVEKQIGGVHGALVTAVSTAAFAQAVGMLRRHGTMSLVGLPPGSFPLPIFEVVLKRLTIRGSIVGTRLDLTEALSFAADGRVNTTFTWDKLENINAVFDRMRQGTIDGRVVLEI; from the coding sequence ATGCCCTATGATCTTCCCAAGGTGATGAAGGCGGCGGTGGTGCCGCGGCTCGGTGCTCCGCTGGAGCTGCGCGAGGTGCCGGTGCCGGAGGTAGGCCCGGGCGAGGTGCTGGTGCGGGTGCGCGCCTCCGGCGTCTGCCACACCGACCTGCACGCGGCCGATGGTGACTGGCCCGTGAAGCCCGAGCCGCCCTTCATTCCGGGGCATGAGGGCGTGGGCGAGGTCGCGGCGCTTGGGGCGGGCGTCACGCATCTCAAGGAGGGTGACCGGGTCGGCGTGCCGTGGCTGCACACCGCCTGCGGGCGCTGCGCCCATTGCTCCGGCGGGTGGGAGACGCTGTGCGAGAGCCAGCAGAACACCGGATATTCCGTCGATGGTGGCTATGCGGAATTCGTGCGGGCCGATGCCAATTTCGTGGGGCAGATCCCGGCGGGGCTCGACTTCGGGCCCGCCTCGCCGGTGCTTTGCGCCGGGGTCACCGTCTACAAAGGGTTGAAGGAGACGGAGGTGCGCCCCGGCCAGTGGGTCGCGATCTCCGGCATCGGCGGGCTTGGCCACATGGCGGTGCAGTATGCCAAGGCGATGGGGATGCAGGTCATCGCGGTGGACGTGGCCCCCGACAAGCTGAAGCTGGCGCAGAAGCTTGGCGCGGACGAGGTGATCAACGCGGCCGAGGTCGATCCGGTGGCCGAGGTCGAAAAGCAGATCGGCGGGGTGCACGGGGCGCTCGTGACCGCGGTCAGCACCGCGGCCTTCGCGCAGGCCGTGGGGATGCTGCGGCGGCACGGCACCATGTCGCTGGTCGGCCTGCCGCCGGGCAGCTTTCCACTGCCGATCTTCGAGGTGGTGCTGAAGCGGCTGACGATCCGGGGCTCCATTGTCGGCACGCGCCTCGATCTGACCGAGGCGCTGTCCTTCGCCGCCGACGGCCGGGTGAACACGACCTTCACCTGGGACAAGCTGGAGAACATCAACGCTGTCTTCGACCGGATGCGCCAGGGCACCATCGACGGCCGCGTGGTGCTGGAGATCTGA
- a CDS encoding acyltransferase family protein, translated as MRSTQGEYFPGLDHVRALAAFLVFTWHFSHVNGIAHEEVAVFPLSIFAEGHVGVAIFMALSGYIFAKLLEGRSVRYLPFLWNRVLRLLPLLLIVFVLQGILLSLKGDRIDLYLLSLLKGFVLPTWPNGGWSIAVEMHFYIILPLLLALSARNTHLILLALCLSIPIRSIFWLETGQVQTVAYWTILGGIDQFVLGIYAFKLRKVVTGNHARAAIVGVLLVVFMHYFDATGGFHNDGNYPNPSALWIFYPTLVGAAVAYLICWYDTSFRLPNRGASAFIARIGACSYSIYLLHFFVVSTMARAVDDHVAPLTGFSTVLIWSAVAFLLFLPIPYLSFRYIETPPLRYRMRYSAPVAKGAKRPVSAAARPA; from the coding sequence ATGCGATCCACCCAAGGTGAGTACTTTCCCGGCCTCGACCACGTTCGCGCGCTGGCCGCGTTCCTCGTCTTCACGTGGCACTTTTCCCATGTGAACGGCATCGCGCACGAAGAGGTGGCCGTGTTCCCGCTGTCGATCTTTGCGGAAGGTCATGTCGGCGTCGCCATCTTCATGGCGCTCAGCGGATACATCTTCGCGAAACTGCTCGAAGGGCGGAGTGTTCGGTATCTTCCGTTCCTGTGGAACCGCGTGCTTCGCCTGCTGCCGCTCCTGCTGATCGTCTTCGTGCTGCAGGGGATCCTGCTCTCGCTCAAGGGCGACCGGATCGATCTCTACCTCCTGTCGCTGCTCAAAGGCTTCGTCCTGCCCACATGGCCGAATGGTGGCTGGTCGATCGCGGTGGAGATGCACTTCTACATCATATTGCCGCTGCTCCTCGCGTTGTCGGCGCGGAACACGCATCTCATCCTCCTCGCGCTGTGCCTGTCGATCCCGATCCGATCCATTTTCTGGCTGGAGACCGGGCAGGTTCAGACGGTCGCGTACTGGACGATCCTCGGCGGGATCGACCAGTTCGTGCTGGGCATCTATGCGTTCAAACTGCGCAAGGTCGTGACGGGAAACCATGCGAGGGCGGCCATCGTCGGCGTCCTGCTCGTTGTTTTTATGCACTATTTCGACGCCACAGGCGGATTTCACAACGACGGAAACTACCCCAACCCAAGCGCCCTGTGGATCTTCTACCCGACTCTCGTCGGCGCGGCGGTCGCCTATCTGATCTGCTGGTACGACACCTCCTTCAGGCTGCCGAACCGCGGCGCTTCGGCCTTCATCGCGCGGATCGGCGCGTGCTCCTATTCGATCTACCTCCTCCACTTCTTCGTCGTGTCCACGATGGCCCGCGCGGTCGACGATCACGTCGCGCCGCTCACCGGTTTTTCGACCGTCCTGATCTGGTCCGCGGTCGCTTTCCTGCTGTTCCTGCCGATCCCCTACCTGAGCTTCCGCTACATCGAGACACCGCCTTTGCGCTACCGCATGCGGTACTCGGCGCCTGTGGCGAAAGGGGCCAAACGACCTGTATCCGCAGCCGCCCGCCCGGCCTAG
- the iolB gene encoding 5-deoxy-glucuronate isomerase, giving the protein MSLLVKPNGVSGKVHDVTPESAGWGYVGFGLYRLGAGDRAAEATGEREVILVVVEGRAEIHVGGERFGEMGERMSVFEKTPPHCLYIPGGRDWSAVATTECTLAVCCAPARGDHPVRRLGPEGITLTPRGIGQNTRHINNIAMEDRDVAGSLLVTEVFTPDGNWSSYPSHRHDEDDFPRMTYLEETYYHRLNPAQGFGVQRVYTEDGALDETMAVKDGDVVLVPRGHHPCAAPYGYEMYYLNVMAGPLRKWRFQNDPDHDWIAQRDAVE; this is encoded by the coding sequence ATGAGCCTGCTGGTCAAGCCGAACGGCGTGTCGGGCAAGGTCCATGACGTGACGCCGGAAAGCGCGGGCTGGGGCTATGTCGGCTTCGGGCTCTACCGCCTCGGCGCGGGGGACCGCGCGGCGGAGGCGACGGGCGAGCGCGAGGTCATCCTTGTTGTCGTCGAGGGCCGGGCGGAGATCCATGTCGGCGGCGAGCGTTTCGGCGAGATGGGCGAGCGGATGTCGGTCTTCGAGAAGACGCCGCCCCACTGCCTCTACATCCCCGGCGGGCGGGACTGGTCGGCGGTGGCCACCACGGAGTGCACGCTGGCGGTCTGCTGCGCCCCCGCGCGAGGTGACCACCCTGTGCGGCGGCTGGGGCCCGAGGGCATAACGCTCACGCCTCGCGGCATCGGGCAGAACACCCGCCACATCAACAACATCGCGATGGAGGATCGGGACGTGGCGGGCAGCCTGCTCGTCACCGAGGTCTTCACCCCCGACGGCAACTGGTCCTCCTATCCCAGCCACCGGCATGACGAGGACGACTTCCCCCGCATGACCTACCTGGAGGAGACCTACTACCACCGCCTGAACCCCGCGCAGGGCTTCGGCGTGCAACGGGTCTACACCGAGGACGGTGCGCTGGACGAGACCATGGCGGTGAAGGACGGCGACGTGGTGCTGGTCCCGAGGGGCCACCATCCCTGCGCGGCGCCCTACGGCTACGAGATGTACTACCTCAACGTCATGGCGGGACCGCTGCGCAAGTGGCGCTTCCAGAACGACCCGGACCACGACTGGATCGCGCAGCGCGACGCGGTGGAGTGA
- a CDS encoding ATP-binding cassette domain-containing protein, producing MNTRSTHAPIIEMRNIEKHFGAVIALAGVSLDIYPGECHCLLGDNGAGKSTFIKTMSGVHKPTKGEIIFEGRPMHFDTPRQAMDAGIATVHQHLAMIPLMSVSRNFFMGNEPVKRIAGIPFFDRAEADRVTMEEMRRMGINLRGPDQAVGTLSGGERQTVAICRAVYFGAKVLILDEPTSALGVRQTSNVLATIDKVRKQDVAVVFITHNVRHALAVGDRFTVLNRGQTLGTAQRGQITPDELQDMMAGGQELATLDDALGGTV from the coding sequence ATGAACACCCGCTCTACCCACGCCCCGATCATCGAGATGCGCAATATCGAGAAGCATTTCGGCGCCGTGATCGCGCTCGCCGGCGTCTCCCTCGACATCTATCCGGGGGAGTGTCACTGCCTGCTGGGCGACAACGGCGCGGGCAAGTCGACCTTCATCAAGACGATGTCGGGCGTGCACAAGCCGACGAAGGGCGAGATCATCTTCGAAGGCCGCCCGATGCACTTCGACACGCCGCGCCAGGCGATGGATGCAGGCATCGCGACCGTCCACCAGCACCTCGCCATGATCCCGCTGATGAGCGTCAGCCGGAACTTCTTCATGGGCAACGAGCCGGTGAAGCGGATCGCGGGCATTCCCTTCTTCGACCGGGCCGAGGCCGACCGCGTGACGATGGAGGAGATGCGCCGCATGGGCATCAACCTGCGCGGGCCCGATCAGGCGGTCGGCACCCTCTCGGGCGGGGAGCGGCAGACGGTCGCCATCTGTCGCGCGGTCTATTTCGGGGCGAAGGTACTGATCCTGGATGAGCCGACCTCGGCGCTCGGCGTGCGGCAGACCTCCAACGTGCTCGCCACCATCGACAAGGTGCGAAAGCAGGACGTGGCCGTCGTCTTCATCACCCACAACGTGCGCCACGCGCTGGCCGTGGGCGATCGCTTCACCGTGCTCAACCGCGGGCAGACGCTGGGCACGGCGCAGCGCGGTCAGATCACGCCGGACGAGCTGCAGGACATGATGGCAGGCGGGCAGGAGCTCGCGACCCTCGACGACGCGCTCGGCGGGACCGTATGA
- a CDS encoding ABC transporter permease: MSETAQPTPATDERIKEISGLRRALIRPELGGICGTVLVFTFFLLTALDSGMFSAQGVLNWSTVSAQFMIIAVGACLLMIAGEFDLSVGSMIGFAGMMIAIFSVTLGWPVWGAILITFALCVSIGALNGFIVIRTGLPSFIVTLAFLFILRGFTIYLPQTIERKTIIGGISEAAEGDWLAALFGGKILGGLFQWLGDAGLIAVFERGSRAGQPVVDGIPMLIVWAIALVIVGHVLLTRTRFGNWIFAAGGDAEAARNSGVPVNRVKILMFMFTAFCATVFATCQVMEFGSAGADRGLLKEFEAIIAVVIGGALLTGGYGSVIGAALGALIFGVVQQGLFFAGVESSLFRVFLGVILLGAVILNTYIRRMITGER; the protein is encoded by the coding sequence ATGAGTGAAACCGCGCAACCCACCCCCGCGACAGACGAGCGGATCAAGGAGATCTCGGGCCTGCGCCGGGCCCTGATCCGACCCGAACTCGGCGGGATCTGCGGAACCGTCCTCGTCTTCACCTTCTTCCTTCTGACCGCGCTCGACAGCGGGATGTTCAGCGCGCAGGGCGTGCTGAACTGGTCCACGGTCTCGGCGCAGTTCATGATCATCGCGGTGGGCGCGTGCCTGCTGATGATCGCGGGGGAGTTCGACCTCTCCGTCGGCTCCATGATCGGGTTCGCGGGCATGATGATCGCGATCTTCTCGGTCACGCTGGGCTGGCCCGTCTGGGGCGCGATCCTGATCACCTTCGCGCTCTGCGTTTCGATCGGGGCGCTGAACGGTTTCATCGTGATCCGGACGGGGCTGCCGAGCTTCATCGTGACGCTCGCCTTCCTCTTCATCCTGCGCGGCTTCACCATCTACCTGCCGCAGACCATCGAGCGGAAGACGATCATCGGCGGGATCTCGGAGGCGGCGGAGGGCGACTGGCTCGCCGCCCTCTTCGGCGGGAAGATCCTGGGCGGGCTGTTCCAGTGGCTGGGCGATGCGGGGCTGATCGCGGTCTTCGAACGCGGGAGCCGGGCGGGCCAACCGGTGGTCGACGGCATCCCGATGCTGATCGTCTGGGCGATCGCGCTGGTCATCGTGGGCCACGTCCTGCTGACGCGCACCCGCTTCGGCAACTGGATCTTCGCTGCCGGGGGCGATGCGGAGGCCGCGCGCAACTCCGGCGTGCCGGTCAACCGCGTGAAGATCCTGATGTTCATGTTCACCGCCTTCTGCGCCACCGTCTTTGCCACCTGCCAGGTGATGGAGTTCGGCTCGGCCGGCGCGGATCGCGGCCTCCTCAAGGAGTTCGAGGCCATCATCGCCGTGGTGATCGGCGGCGCGCTGCTGACGGGGGGCTACGGCTCGGTGATCGGCGCAGCGCTCGGTGCGCTGATCTTCGGCGTGGTCCAGCAGGGCCTGTTCTTCGCGGGCGTCGAAAGCTCGCTCTTCCGGGTGTTCCTCGGCGTCATCCTGCTGGGTGCCGTAATCCTCAACACCTATATCCGCCGCATGATCACGGGGGAGCGTTGA
- a CDS encoding sugar ABC transporter substrate-binding protein: MKTVLKSLALGTALVAASSAVHADGHGDLNYVLVSHAPDSDSWWNTIKNGIALAGEQMGVEVEYRNPPTGDLADMARIIEQAAASGPDGIITTLSDFDVLRGPIEDAVASGVDVIIMNSGTPEQAREVGALMYVGQPEYDAGLAAGQRAAGDGIASFLCVNHYISSPSSTERCQGFADGLGVELGNQMIDSGQDPAEIKNRVLAYLNANPETDAILTLGPTSADPTLLALDENGMAGDIYFGTFDLGENIVEGIKAGTIQWGIDQQPFLQAYLPVVVLANYHRYGVLPGNNINSGPGFVTVDGLTLVEEYAGEYR, translated from the coding sequence ATGAAGACCGTCCTGAAGTCGCTGGCCCTCGGCACAGCGCTCGTCGCCGCGTCGTCCGCGGTGCATGCAGATGGCCATGGCGACCTGAACTACGTGCTGGTCAGCCACGCGCCCGACAGCGATAGCTGGTGGAACACGATCAAGAATGGCATCGCGCTTGCGGGCGAACAGATGGGCGTCGAGGTCGAGTACCGCAATCCGCCCACCGGCGACCTCGCCGACATGGCGCGGATCATCGAACAGGCCGCGGCCTCGGGTCCCGACGGGATCATCACGACGCTCAGCGATTTTGACGTGCTGCGCGGCCCGATCGAGGATGCGGTCGCCTCCGGCGTCGACGTGATCATCATGAACTCCGGCACGCCGGAGCAGGCCCGCGAGGTCGGCGCGCTGATGTATGTAGGCCAGCCCGAATATGATGCCGGGCTTGCCGCCGGGCAGCGCGCGGCGGGGGACGGCATCGCCTCGTTCCTCTGCGTGAACCACTACATCTCCTCCCCCTCCTCGACGGAGCGGTGCCAGGGCTTTGCCGACGGGCTGGGCGTGGAGCTGGGCAACCAGATGATCGACAGCGGGCAGGACCCGGCGGAGATCAAGAACCGCGTGCTCGCCTATCTCAACGCCAATCCGGAGACGGACGCGATCCTGACGCTGGGCCCGACCTCGGCCGATCCGACGCTGCTCGCCCTCGACGAGAACGGGATGGCCGGTGACATCTACTTCGGCACCTTCGATCTCGGCGAGAACATCGTGGAGGGGATCAAGGCGGGCACCATCCAGTGGGGCATCGATCAGCAGCCCTTCCTGCAGGCCTATCTGCCGGTGGTCGTGCTCGCGAACTACCACCGCTACGGCGTGCTGCCGGGCAACAACATCAACTCCGGTCCGGGCTTCGTGACCGTGGACGGGCTGACGCTCGTCGAGGAATACGCCGGCGAGTACCGCTGA